CTGGACGGTTTCTTTTTATAGTGTACGGATTCTCATTTCGAGATGCAATCGCTTTGCTTATGTTTCACGTGAAACTTTCGTGAACGAAAAAACGCTTACGCATTTCATTGTACGTAAGCGTTCTCCAATAGATTATTCGTCCGCTTCACGCGCGCTCTCTCGCAACGCCGCTTGCATCGTTTCGAACAGATGACGCTCCCGTAGTACTTGAACACCACGATCCGTCGGTCCACCAGGTGCTGCAACGTCAGCAATGAGACGATCCGTACTCGCTTCAGAATGCATAAGAATCTCAGCCGAACCTTTCATCGCTTGAGCAACAATCCGGCGTGCGTCTCCTGAGTCAAAACCAGCATCCGTTAAAACGGGTATCATACCAGCTATGATTTCATAAAAGAAAGCAGGACTACATCCGGCCGCCGCCATGAACGCTGGCATCGTCGATTCATTCGCTTCTGCGATTTCGCCGACCCGTTCAAATAATGCCTCGACTACACTTCGCTTCTCTTCGTTCACA
This window of the Exiguobacterium acetylicum genome carries:
- a CDS encoding pyrroline-5-carboxylate reductase family protein, whose product is MKLLIVGAGAMSEALVQGWVASGFAREDVTMTNRSGGTRLTEVAARHGVQTVEQEDVSLYDIVMLGMQPDGVLDYVANQQWTNQMIVSIAAHITPHEIEQLAKCPTVAAMPNTPVAHRLGMTGLWFGSRVNEEKRSVVEALFERVGEIAEANESTMPAFMAAAGCSPAFFYEIIAGMIPVLTDAGFDSGDARRIVAQAMKGSAEILMHSEASTDRLIADVAAPGGPTDRGVQVLRERHLFETMQAALRESAREADE